The DNA segment CGCCAGCTTTGTGAACAGGCTGGAGTAGATGTGATATTTGCTCCCACAGCGGCTGAGTTGGGCATTACTGTTGCTAATGATGCGGCTCACGAGCACTCTGCTATAACCCAAGTAATCCCACCATCTCACCTAACCCAGGGGTTATGTGGACAAACTCGACCAGGACATTTTCAAGGAGTAGCAACGATCGTCACGAAGCTATTGAACATCGTGCAGCCCGATCGCGCCTACTTTGGCCAAAAGGATGCGCAGCAATTAGTTGTGATTCAGCAACTCGTAGCTGATCTAAACTTGCCAGTGGAAATTGTTGCCTGTCCCATCGTCCGAGAAGCGAGTGGACTAGCCTTTAGCTCTCGCAACCAATATCTCTCTGGCCCTGAACGTGACCAAGCCACTGTAATCTATCGCAGTCTCAAACAGGCAATGCAAATGTTTCGCCAAGGTGAACGCAGAGCTAGCTCGTTGATAGCAGTAGTTCACCATACGTTAGCAACCGAGCCGGCGATCGTCCCTGAATATGTAGCGCTTGTGGATCCGGCTACCCTAGCCCCCTTGGATATGGTCACCAACACCGGACTGTTAGCAATTGCTGCCCGTCTAGGAACTACTCGTTTGATTGATAACGTTCTTCTCAAGGCACGCCGTCCGATCATCGCGATTGACGGCCCTGCTGGAGCTGGCAAGTCTACTGTTACCCAATTAGTGGCAGAAAAGCTAGGGCTACTGCACCTAAATACAGGTGCGATGTACCGAGCAGTCACTTGGCTAGTGCGGCAAGCAGGCATTGCTTGGGATGATGAGGCTGCGATCGCTGAGTTAGTTAGCAACTGCCAGATTCAGGTGTCGGGTGTAATTTTTCAGATAGCCAGTGCTCAAGTATCGATTACTGAACCAATCATAGAGCAGCCGCAGAGTCAATTGATTGACGATGACAGCTTATCGACTACTCTCAGTCGGTCACAGGTCAAGGTAAACGGGCAAGACGTGACCGATGCAATTCGCTCCCCTGAAGTTACAGCCATGGTGTCAGCTATCTCAGCCCAGCCTGCAGTGCGGCGAATCTTGGTGCAGGCACAGCGACTGTTTGGGCGTAATGGCAATATTGTTGCAGAAGGGCGAGATGTCGGTAGTGTGGTCTTTCCTGACGCGGAGGTCAAGATTTTTCTCACAGCCTCGGCAGAAGAGCGCGCCCGTCGTCGTCAACGAGAGTTTCGCCAGCAGGGCAAACCAGAGGTGTCATTGCCAGAGCTAGTGGCCACGATCGCCGCCCGTGATGACTACGACAGCACTCGTCGCGTGTCACCGCTCCGTAAAGCCGTTGATGCTGTGGAAATTCATACCGATAATGTCACAATCGACAAAGTTGTGCAGCAGATTATCCAACTCTATAAAGCTGCACTATCCAAGGCAGACGTGCCAACAGCATAGAGTTGCGCTATAGTGCTTGCGGTTTAGTGTCATAGTGCTATGATGTAGCTCCTACAGCTCTTTCGTACAGTGCTTAACGATAGCTAACCATAGGGTTGAGGCCTTTGAGCATAAGCCTTACCATTCTCAACGTTGACGTTAGTTCTCACCGAATCTTTACCAATGGCTACGACATCCACACCCAACCATCGTCTAGGTTTTAAGCGATCGCGACCAGCACGTGTTCGGCGTGCACGTCGGGCCAACCCATTGCTAGGTATAACAATAGAAACGTCTGTAAAACTTACTGTCAATCTGTTACTGTCGGCCCTTGCTGGTGTCAGTCTGCTAAAGATGGTGCCAGACTACCTAACCCAGCAAAAGCAACTGACTGAAATCAACACCCAAGTTCAGCAGGCAGAGGCACGAGTTAAGCAATTACAAACTGACTTTAGCCTCTATTTTGATCCCGCTCAAGAAAGCGTGTCGCTGCAAAATTCTGCCCACTACATTAAGCCCTACCAACGGCGAATTATATGGGCAAA comes from the Cyanobacteriota bacterium genome and includes:
- a CDS encoding bifunctional pantoate--beta-alanine ligase/(d)CMP kinase, whose amino-acid sequence is MRLFTTVAGLRCYLSLQRASNSVDIGLVPTMGSLHQGHLSLIQRARRENALVVVSIFVNPLQFGPTEDFHAYPRTLESDRQLCEQAGVDVIFAPTAAELGITVANDAAHEHSAITQVIPPSHLTQGLCGQTRPGHFQGVATIVTKLLNIVQPDRAYFGQKDAQQLVVIQQLVADLNLPVEIVACPIVREASGLAFSSRNQYLSGPERDQATVIYRSLKQAMQMFRQGERRASSLIAVVHHTLATEPAIVPEYVALVDPATLAPLDMVTNTGLLAIAARLGTTRLIDNVLLKARRPIIAIDGPAGAGKSTVTQLVAEKLGLLHLNTGAMYRAVTWLVRQAGIAWDDEAAIAELVSNCQIQVSGVIFQIASAQVSITEPIIEQPQSQLIDDDSLSTTLSRSQVKVNGQDVTDAIRSPEVTAMVSAISAQPAVRRILVQAQRLFGRNGNIVAEGRDVGSVVFPDAEVKIFLTASAEERARRRQREFRQQGKPEVSLPELVATIAARDDYDSTRRVSPLRKAVDAVEIHTDNVTIDKVVQQIIQLYKAALSKADVPTA